The Couchioplanes caeruleus nucleotide sequence GGCAGGCCTTCCTCGCCCAGCTCCAAGCACTGCCCGGTGAGCACGCGCGCGCCGTCGGCAAGCGCCGTACGGCAGAACTCCTCCACCAGCCGCGTCTTGCCGACGCCCGCTTCCCCGCCGACCAGCACGGCCGACGGCTCGGCGCTGCGCGTCCGCTTGAGCGCGTCGCGCAGCGCGGCGAGATCGGCTTCCCTGCCGACCAGGACGTCGCTGCTGGCGTGCGCGGTCACGCCGTCGAGCATGCCATGCAACGCCGTCCCGGCGCCGGGCCCGAAAGGTGCGATCACCACCAAACCTCCCACTCAATTCGGATACGGCCGAGGGGCCCGCGATCCCCCGTCGGCCCGCGGACCCGGCCTCGGCCGTATCCGGTTGGAGTTGTCAGCCGGTGAAGCTGTCAGGAGGCGGCCGGGGCACGCACCGGGCGAGGCCGGTGGCCCGGGCGGGCCCACCAGCTCTGCCGGTGCCTGCCCGTGGCGGAGGCCTCGCGGGCCATGCGGCTCTCGGTCGCCGTCCGCCGCAGCTCGGCGGCGCGCTGGTGGTGCTGGTCGAGGTGGAATCCGGGGTCCTGGAACGGGAACATCGGGGTCTCCTTGCTGGTCGTTCTCCGATGTCCTCGACTCTTCTCGGGAAGGCCCCGGCGCCGCATGAGGAAGGTGCCGCATTTCCCGGCCGGGCGGCGCCTTACCTTGAGGGTCCTGGCCACGTAAGGCAGTGCGCCGACCCTTACACTTCCGGGTATGGCAAAGCCCCAGGAGAAGGTGTCGTTCGGCGAGCGCCTGAAGCAGATCGGCCAGGTGTTCACGTTCACGGCACGGCAGGACAAGTGGTTCGTGCCGCTGATCGCCGCCGCGGTGCTGATCCCGCTGGCGCTGACCATGCTGGCCGTGCTGCTGGGCTGGGGCTGGGTCTGGGTCCCGATCGGCGTCATGATGGCGCTGCTGGCCTCGCTGATCGTGCTGAACCTGCGCTCGAACGCCGCGATGATGAACGCCGCCGAGGGCCAGCCCGGCGCTGCGGCCTCGATCATGGAGAACATGCGCGGCGACTGGCGCGTACGCCCCGCGGCGAGCTCGACCACGCAGTTCGACATGGTGCACGTGGTGATCGGCCGCCCCGGCGTGATCCTGCTCGGCGAGGGGCAGCCGCAGCGCGTGCGCAACCTCATGGGGCAGGAGAAGCGCCGGCTGTCGAAGGTGATCGGCAACGCCCCGATGTACGACTACGTCATCGGTTCGCAGGAGGGCGAGCT carries:
- a CDS encoding DUF4191 domain-containing protein, which gives rise to MAKPQEKVSFGERLKQIGQVFTFTARQDKWFVPLIAAAVLIPLALTMLAVLLGWGWVWVPIGVMMALLASLIVLNLRSNAAMMNAAEGQPGAAASIMENMRGDWRVRPAASSTTQFDMVHVVIGRPGVILLGEGQPQRVRNLMGQEKRRLSKVIGNAPMYDYVIGSQEGELPIRKLRTTVMKLPRNLTGKDVNALDKRLGALMARPQMPKGAIPKNMRPGGKGMRQQRPR